gtacacaatgtttttattttttgtacaatATATGTGATGCGTAAATATGCACATATTTTAATTTATGTAGCAGATGAGATTGCCTAGTGCCTACATACTTGGTATGGTCACTTCTGCACCTTGCTTACAAACTCAGCACCAAGATTACAAGAAACTCGGCACACCTAGCAAACACAGCACCCTCAAACTCAGCACATGCACAGAGTTTGTATCAAGTGCCAACATTTCCTGATGCCAAGTGGGTGCCAAATATGCAGGATGCCAGAGTGTCTGATACTTGCTTGGTTGTACTTTATTTAGTTGCAATAATCATAGCGATAGGTAGGAGACGTGCAGCGTGTATGTGCGCAACACATTGTGCATCTAGAGTCTATTGCATTGTTCCTTGTGTTTTGTGGTGACTTTAGTTGACAAATTTAATTTGTGTATGAACAGTTTGTTtgtaaatcaatcaaaataataggggatgctttttatttttatgtatacAGATCTTAAAAACATTGATCCGAAGAGACTAGTGGATCTTCAGAAACTCCGAGATGGTGAAGAGTTAGAGACGAACACGAAGCCAAGTTCTCCATACAACCTCCAGACATTGTTGTGGATACTCGCAACTGCTGCTATCCTGTATTACACAGACCTAATCCCTGCTATTAAAGAAGACCATCGAATTTACAGGTAGGTTAATGAATGAACAGCGGTATCCccaggatttttcaaaactgaaggggttcgccccagtgttcctggctgtggctgctgtatgcgccgtagcactttgtaaacccttataaggtgctaaataattgggtctcagaattcgtCACTGCAATCTTTCTGAATGTTTATATATACTCAGccccttgagtaccttgtttggtagatacgtgtgctatactacttattattaatattattaatgtgGGGCATTCTAAATGGtgttatgtttattttttttgtgaatttgatctCAGAAGTAcctaaaaaataatattgacaaCAAAGCAAAGAGTCCTCATGTCATTTCCCTGGCACCATAGATTGGGAGcgcaatgttgtttttttcacgATAGGTGTTGCACAAAAAAGAATCCCAAATTATGAGAGAGTAGGGGTTTATGTCATTATTTCTGGTTCATTGAAAgcatccttgctctatgttgaAAGCATCCTTGTTTTCCTGAGGCTTcagagctacagtgattaagttcatcCTTGATTTCATGACCAGAATTTAGTATTAATAGCGCCACCATTTATTTGTTCTCCTCTTTTTATCCACTCAAGTGTTTGGTTTGattgtgtttctttttcagATCCTGGTTGTACTTGGGCCTTGTTTTGCTGGCCATACCTGTTTGCATTGGTGGTTACCTCATTGTATTCTTGAGCTGgataaagaaaaacagtgaTTGGGAAAACGCAGTACCCATGGCAATCCCACTGGCAACTGGAACGT
The sequence above is drawn from the Asterias rubens chromosome 9, eAstRub1.3, whole genome shotgun sequence genome and encodes:
- the LOC117294670 gene encoding transmembrane protein 128-like, yielding MTQSTNRVRMSENNSQTDSQEETSSRIPEREEDEFQLRRRRIADVFMAAYGRDLKNIDPKRLVDLQKLRDGEELETNTKPSSPYNLQTLLWILATAAILYYTDLIPAIKEDHRIYRSWLYLGLVLLAIPVCIGGYLIVFLSWIKKNSDWENAVPMAIPLATGTFIAGSICLNIAIWPVYSILTPVMLFTLFMGFIVVVSLLPNIF